The Populus nigra chromosome 4, ddPopNigr1.1, whole genome shotgun sequence genome contains the following window.
CTAATAGCCCACggcctaaataaaaataagtaaaaaaaaattgatttaaaattaaaattatttatttttttgaattattttaatgtattaatataaaaaatgatttttcaaaataaaaaatatattattttaatatatttatatataaaaacactttaaaaaacagacACTCCAAACATCTTCTTAACTaactctaatatttttttaataaaaataattgttaaaatcAACGTCctttcattttgaaaacaagCAATTTTATTCCCGCAAGAATAAAAACTACACTGTGCCTTTTATAATGTGGTCccaaaaaaaggttttaaaagATTCATAAGACAATGTCCGTGCTTGATTTGCCTTTCACCGCCATCGTAACAACTGGCTGGCTATCCATAATACATGAAAGGAAACTGGAAAGTTGGTGATTatcttttataattgtttttcttgtttcataagtgttttattaaaaaatttaaaatttaaaatttttttattttttatttttttattttaaattaatattttttgatgtttttatattattttaatgtgttaatattaaaaataattttttaaaaataaaaaatattattttaatatattttcgaataaaaaaacactttaaaaacaatcataaatacACTTACACTGAAAAAAACTATACCATTATACAGCTATTTTCCGTTGGAAGAGGAGCATTAGCTAGGCTGTACTCTTTGGCCTGTTTAACATTATAATAGTAgttattcaaagtattttttatttaaaaatatattaaaataaattatactttattCGTGAATCGTTTGGTAATTTGGGATTCACACTCATGAATGTGAGCTGGGACTAGTAAAATATGCTCTACTGATTTGTTGGTAAAAGCAagcatatttataaaatttatacccTGCAATTTCATTCAAGATGCAGGATAGGAGCTTGCTATACAATGCTCTAAGCAGGTCAGTTAGATAAAGCTATATAAATGCTTCCATTTTACTTGTTCATATGCAACAAAATTATGTAAGCTTCCTATATTCAGTTTTTCTATGCATTGGTGAATTAGGTAAGAGTGCCTGAAGACTTGATGCGAGTACTGTTGCTGTCAGTTCATTATCTATCGCCCTCTTTACtggaagttttgaaaaacaattctatCTCTTCTAACAATCTCTTGGAAGTTTGTAGATCTGCACAATCCACATCTAGAGACTTTGCAGATGACATCACGTGAATCAGATACTCGCAAACTTCACCCAAATCATCTGTTGTGATAGTCCTCTTCTCTATCTTTTCATCTGTGCAGTCATTTTGACAATCTTCAGTATATAGACGTTTCCTGCATTCCTGCCATAACAAAGAAAGCTAAAACTTATTGAATCTGATACAATGCATTATCTTTTCACCAATTGTTGTTTCCATTTTGTGGACAAGGGAGCAGTACCAATCTCTTGCCACTATGGAACTATTGCAGCCTGTTAGAACTATCATGCCTAACCACTGTTCTTCAAATACTATCAGTCAAAATTGGGGGGAAATAATTGCCTCGCTTTTTTGACTCACTTGAGCTCCTTTACTTTTTCCTTCCTTTGCCTTTTTATCCATTGAAAGTGAAGAAACTAACTGAATTCGGGGTGAAAAGTCccaaaattttaactttttaacgtaaaaactatttttttatttggcagCCGAGGAAATCAAGGGAACAGAAAAGTTTATACCTGAAGTATCCGATTTAAACAAGCAATCTGCTCATCCTTTAAGAACATGGAGTTTAGTAGCTCTCGAAATAAAAGCACCATCTCAGAGCTAATATTACTGGCTTCAAGGTTTTTAATGATCCCAGAAATGCAGGGATCATCAAACACGGTTCTCATCCACTCAGGAGATTTCTGAAGCTTTAGCAATGCAACAGCTACATGCACAGCAGGTTTGTGATGATTACTGAAAGATTTGGAAGCTAACGATGGAGCAGCCAAAGATATTGCCATCTCTTCTACAATCAGCCTCCACCAAGTATTCTTTGCAATTACTCTTGCCCCTGTCATGTCCAGCTTTTCCCATCCCAAAATCATTGATAGGCAGAGGCTGCAGTTCGTAGACACTCTGATGTCACTGTAAAATACAAGTCCTTTTAATATCACCATAATGGACGTCAAATAAGCCACGGAACTTTTTAGTTCTTCATGACTTGTGTTTCTTTGTTCTGATAATCTTGTGATGAGCTCCAACAGGCAATATGAAGCTACAAGCTTGACTGGAGGAGACCCAAAATGCAGCAGCCTGCACAAGTCATGGCAGTGGATGCTGACCATGGAAATAGGCTGCATCCTATTTGAAGGATTGAGAAAATTTTGCCAGTCCACAGTCCCAGGGACAACAGTGTGTATACTAAAACGAAAGGAAGTTAGAATCACAGCTTGTAATCTTTAAGTCATACTTGTTTTTAGAGCAGTTACCttcttaaagaaaaatagaaaagtaaaaGTGCGAACATCAGATTTTCTCCGGTGCTTGTTTCCTCATCACAATCAAGCAAAGAAGGCCCTTTTGAACAGGCTGCATGGATCATGCTGTTGATTGTAGAAGCCAGAGAAGTActgaaaaatatagtttttgaaGCTTCTACAAGCACTTTGTTGGTGGATTGATGCAAAATCAAGCAAAACATGGCGACTACTCGTAAACCTTCATCAGGCCACCATTTCACGCTCTGTGCAGGGATCAGGCTGCCCATCAACTACAAAACACGGTACAAAACCCAATTAGTTACCTGGAATTCTGAGAATATTTAAATGAGGCTGGTTTAAATAGCACCTTCACAGTCACTGCAAGCCAAGCTTCATCATTGCACAGTGCTTCAGGATGCACTGATTGTAGAATATTGAACATCAAATATGTCATGGCGATGGATGCCTCTGGGGAAGAACCACAACTTGAATTGTGATAAAGAGTTCTAATAGCATGGCCTATGCCATGCAAACATAGTTGGTCCGATGCGGATGGAAAGATGTTAGTGATCATTGCCAAGAATTTTACTAATGATATAATGTCATGCTCCTGGCTTTCCTCCTCTGCAAGCTGAATCAGCAAACATACGGAAAGTCTTGCTACATGATTATCTGCTGATGATGCCATCTCTGAAATCACTTGCAAGTtcataatttgattattttcccCGTGGATAATGATCTGGGTTCTGTTTGAGCTATTGCTTCGGCAGAATTTAAGTATTTGGTTGGACAATGGCTTGCTGATCTTCTCTTGTTGAAACAACCATTTCAGTGACTCCAAGTGAATTCTTGAAGAAGGCAAATCCCATTCAGTTTCATTCAGTAGATGAAACAAGATCCTCTCTGCTTCAGGACTGTAGGGAATTTGGTGGTTCATCTTGGCGGCAGCACGAGATAGACCATAAAGATTTATCAATTGTGTCATTTTCAATGGATCTACGACCCCACATAATAAATCACTGCTGTTGACGAGAAAATACTGTTCCAGAGAAGCTAACATGGACTTCTCATCTGCAAGCCTGAGCAATAAGATACCAACAGCATGAGGAAAGGTGGGTTATAAATGAAAGATAGCAGTGAAGTTGTTAAGCACCATATACTGAAAACTGATAGAACTACTGGAGATGAGGGATCAGTAGCTCAATTACCTGTCATCATATAAAGAGCTGGTATGCAAAATTAGCAAAACTGCACATTGACATGAGTCCAGGAATGTATTTTTGGAGCTCTTCTGcccaagaagaagaagcaaatcaATTGGGTCAGTAGGAAGATTTGAAGCGACTTCTCTAATCGGTTGCCCAGCATCATTTTCCAGGAGAATCTCCACAAGTGAACTAAGCATTAGATATACTCTCCTTTTCATCTTCTCTGTCGGGAATAATCCTAGACATCCAAATGAAAAACTGAACCAAGAGGATGAAACCAGTATCTCTGCAAATTGTGGGGCTTGCACATCAGAATTCTGTAGCAGTATGAAATGAAATGTTTCCAATATCCCCAGGGCGATGTCCTCATCCACTTCATTAATAGCCATTAAAATCCAAGGTAATAAATGTGACTTGCATATATCTACAACACAGCTTCGCAGTTCTATGATGCTGGAGTCATTCATGGATTCAGGGCTATAGGCATATGCCTCTTTAAGCAGGTATAAAGCATGCAAAAACTGATTGGGATCTTTCTCGGAGATATTTAGACAAGCTACAATAGCATGGGTTATTGTTTCTTGAAGTGATGTTACCAGATTCGAAGTCCCGATGAAAGATGGGGAATTCAGAAGAGCTACAAAAATTGAGCATGCCGTTATGAATGTCTCTGCAGGCATACCCATCTCCCCATCGTTATGGCACCTAAACATCCTTGCCAGAACAATAACTAGTTCCTCAATTTGGGAAACCGACACTATTCCGGGGCTGTCAGAAATGCCTTTCCACACGAGTGTCAGTGTCTGATGTTGAACAGGATGAAAAGGAACTTCAGCAACATAACGCAGTACTGGAACCAAAGTTGAGAATCCAACAACAAGCCTTTCTGTGAAGCCTTTCTCAGCAGTTGACAAAAGATTAAGAACCATAAGGCAAGAGTTGACAACTGGTTCTTTACATTCTGTCCATTGATAGCAGAAATTCATTAGCTCAGCAACTCAAATTGTAACACCGGGCTCTATTATTATTGCAAACAGGATGAGTGTAATATTGATACCAACCTGACAGccttattatttcaaaaacatagTCCGCAATGTTTTCGTCCACCAAAAGTTGAATCTGTTCAGGAGAAACACAACACAGATAGTGAAAGATGAGATGTAGAGTGCTGATCTGAATTTGGGTATCTGATGAAAGCAAAGGTCCTTTAACAGACTCAGCAAACAAGACATTTATCAAATGATCAGCTCCTTCATCCCAACTCTTGCTGCTGCTTATGCCATTTGTATACGCGCTCTCGAAACACCCTTGTCGAGCAAGAAGTGTCAAAAGCgctgaacaagaagaaaaggatcAACGTGTTAACATATAGAAGATAAAGATTCATCTGAGTTGAAGTGAGTCACAAACAAGCAGGCCCACCCACCCAGGCAGTTGAAGCGAACAGTATCATTGTGAGTCTTCAAGAGGGCCTCCAACAGCAGATGCAAGAGCTTAGGACAGTACGCTAAGAGAGAAGGAGCTCCTCCCTTGTCATCCTTACGGATGATAGCACAGAGTTTGTATAAAACAAACAGAATCTCTCCCCTCATTTCCTCACTGCTGCTTGAGTTAAAGAGAGAttcaaaagattaatttttaatttaattttgagaatTAGTGATTTGATAGAAAGAAATAGGCATACCTTGGCAATTGAAGAGCAGCAACAAGATTAGAGAGAAGAGCGTCTTCGTCTTTGATATGAACATAGCAAGGATTGCTGCTGCTACTTTCGCAGTTCAAGAGTAAAATCCCAAAGCAGTGAAGCTGtaggtttgatttaattattatttaagaattagAATTAAGAAAAACGAGAGAAAAGAATACTAGTAAGTGAGTGAGTAATACCTACCAGGTAGAGTTGAGAGGGGGTGGACCACGCCAAGGcagtagaggaggaggaggaggaggagatgagATGAGCAAGTCTGGTAACAAACTCGGAGcaaatggaggaggaggaggaggagagagtGGTGATTATAGAAATGAGGCTTCGAGCGATAGAATCGTCgttgaagagagagagggagcgAAGGAGAGGGGAGATAAGGAAGTGAGGatggagagagaggagagaagggAGGAAATGAGAGTGAGAGAAAGCGAGGGAGAGTTGGGAGAGAGCGTAGGAGACGTGGAAAGTGGGAGCGTTAGGGTTGGTTATGAGGTTGGAGAAGCAGTGGAGGCAGATAGAgcctccacctcctcctcctcctcctccgccttGTTCTGTTTGGAGAGTGAAGGTGGATCTGTGGCCTTGTGAGCAGCATAAGCGTTGTTGTGTTAGATGGTGCGGGGTTGGAGCTGCTGActgtatttcttcttcttcttcctctatgAGATCGAGATCGTCGTAGGGATCTTGTGAATCGGCGAACAACATGGCGGAGAGAGAGGAGCGAGGAGCTCTTAGCTTCAGATTTTGGGCGCCAGCGTGAGCAAAcgaatcaaaatttgaaatttcacTTTTACCTGTTCTGTTTTGGAGTAGAAGGCAATTGCAATATCATCCCTGAACTgttgtatattttaaaatatatccttAACCTAATCTAAAAAACTTCGCTGGGCAACAAGGTTGAATGAGAGAAAATgcggagagaaaaaagagagaaaatttaaaagacagtgactgtttgtttttttctcgttaaaagtgctttttaaaaaaattaatttttttatttaaattatattttagattattttaatatgttgatgttaaaaataaattttaaaaaataaaaaaatattatttaaatacattaataaataaataatactttaaaaaactattattattacaaaactATTTTTGACGTATTTGCGTGTAATCCCAGTTTTATTAGCATgaaattttgatatgttgatggcattatcttgattttatatttaaacttttataattaaattagtgGAAAAAATTTgtaatctctttattttatatagtggAAGAgtataaaaaagattatgattttttatttatgtttctccaTATCAGGTTTTCTATGTAAAATTTCTTATGTTAATGATGTGGTTATACggcttgattattattttttttatttttttaattgcaaaagAGATAAAATAGTTTGTGATTTGTGGATTGTGTTCTTCAACTTgtatatgtgaaaaaaaaaacttgtatattatgattttttacatGGAGAATCTCCGaagaaatatttataaactaacttgaatattcaatattatttaaaataaaagttggagatcaaatatattttccttCAAATGAAATGGCAATGAAAAACAAGaggaaataaaattcaatataatatagtttttataactttaattgtttgtttaacactttaacattaaatactgtagtaataattattttttaaaatatattttttgaaaaaatatatatatgtatatatattaaaataatatattttttattttttaaaaaattatttttaatatcgacaaatcaaaacaatttaaaaatataattttaaataaaaaaaattttaaattcatgaaaacaCCTTTTTGGCTGCAAGAACAAGCATGCATTGAGATTCATCATGATGATGTTGTAGACAAGCTGGGTATAATCACGTGGAGAAAATTGTACCATGAACTGAACAATgatatcagtaaaaaaaatttgatattgcggttggaaattattttaaaaaattttaaaaaaaattttaaattaatatatttttaatattttcatattatttaaatgtgtttatattaaaataattttttaaaaataaaaaaatattattttaatatattttaaaataaataaaaactttaaaaaataattgattatcaCATTCGAATCAAAGACCAACTATTCAGTGCTAGGTTTCCAGCGAATTCCAACAACTAGTCTATCTCGTGACacttctaaaaataattatataaaaaaaacacattagaaATGAATAGATATTTCCACATAATTTAAATCTTagacaagaaataaatatttagctAAAATGATATCAAcatttagtttttcatttaCGTGCACTTCTCTCGTAATTACTAACAACCATAATTAATCTTACGTATGATCTGACACGTAGCCAAAACTAATTGTTAAAAGaagaattgcaattaaaattatataaaaaataggatgcatatgaaaaaaatcGTCAACTAACCAAGTAATCATATTATTAACCTAATTTAGAttcactaattaattatttcaaatttttattatgcATCATGtacattaaaagttaaaaccattaattattaattaactccAATATTCAagatgtaaataaataatttggatCTTgaaggtgtttgtttttttgtgtagagctattttaggattttattaataaaataaatctacaaATCCATTCAATTTCGATAAAATTTTCAACTGATTTTAGTTCCAATAATCCCAATCCTACCATTATGAATATAGTAAAAGAATTCTCATGTTCATCAAACATCACAACACGTTTATGTTCACATAAAGCAATCAAACACTTCTCCTTTGATGTTATTAACTATTTATCATGATTTGAAAGTACCATATTAATAATTCATGAATCTATAGGATCATGTCCAACCTATATACATGTTAGATTATCAAGAATGAAATTAGTTCCATACACATATTCAATCAAGACAATATTAACGTCCCAAACTTTTAAATACGTTTATCATCATTACCAACAATTAAGTAcataaaaatttagatatttttttttatataaatatattctctATAATCTTTCACCAATTTTGTTAATGAACTCATCGATACTCAATTTATCACAACACTTTCTAAAATCAcattcatatgatttttttttgtaaacaatCATTTTAAAGATGCAAAGATTTCTCACACAGAGTCGATTGTTTGGGACtgtggtagcttttgtggttgtgatttgaaaaaaaattgttttataaaaagcatttttagttgaggttggtttggtaaaatatatgtttagttgaaattgaagttgaacaaaaattagtttaatgcGTTTGGTTAATaaagcttttcaaattgaggttataagataactaaaaaagacatatattaatatcgatggtttttaattgaaatattatagatttaactactgctattacatcatgaaataaacaatattttatacaaagtattttttactgttccattaaactatttgcaattccatcacgtatgatATCCATGcaacaaggactacagtttcctGAGCGTACAAcaatatcaggtaaaatatcatcaggaataaaattggaattgcgatcaaattctaaaaatgctacgtcatcatgcgattttcttctaatgtaattatgtgctgccattgaataatgttaaacactagtgttttgaataaaacataatatctgagaaattttgttggatttttttttattttactgggtcggacccgATCCAATGCATTTAGCTTTGGGCCGGACCCAGTTCGATTCATGAACAGTGGAGACGCTCTCCACTATTCACTTTGTAGAAAGTGGAGATGGggaaatgcaaataaaaaagaagaaggagaaggagaagagtaGGCTACCCTGCACGGTTTTCTCCCCTCAGATGGTGGTGCTGCTATTGTCGACAATGACTTAAGGCAGTTCTTGTGGCGGTGACGATGAAAGCAGGTGGTGGTGCCCTTTTTTCTTCCTGTGTTGGCCTCTGTTAAACCTTTCCTTTTCGTTTCTGTTTCATCTCCCGCGTTACTATCTATTCTGAAAAAACTGAGGTGAGCTGCTGTTTGcgaaacctaatttttttgcttttgttaaaCTTCAGGTGCAACCTCAATTTATGATAGGTCCCACCAAAATAAAACCACATTTTaacttaaccaaacatatatttatgTGGTTCAATCTCAACCTCACACATAGCCGCATTACCAAACAACCACGAGCTTTGTGAaccattgaaaagaaattaatatctTCAAGGAAAAATACATGTATCATACAGAGGATTGCAAGGTTAAATTAGTATTTGCATCATCATGGTTTAACATTTGTCAATTATACCAGCAAGATCATtccattaatatttatttaaaaggttAAAACTTATATCCATTCAATATTATTTCCCGTGACTTTGTAACTTATTAATTTCGGTTTAACATTTTCATACCATGTTTCCATTCACGACATATTTACTCCATATCTTGTTTCACTTCATGAGAGCatcactttattttattaaccccttcatgaaaaatgaaatatcTTCCACAATTCATTTTCATAGCACATTTAATTCTCACACCtgaattccttttattttcttaagcaTAATTAACGGAATGCTTATTTTTCAACCCTAAAGATGCAATTCCCACACCAATTATTCCTTATcgcatatatataatttataaaattatttatttctcgTCCTATAAGCATAATTTACCAAAAATTCTCAGTTCTTGCTTGTAGGCAATATTTATTCTACAATAATCCTAACAAAAATCCTTATCCATATGTTCATTAAAATCCTTATAACATTTTTTCTACTTAATCATTTTTCATATCTAATTATAGTACATTATCACATTTTCACTCACCCATTCATTTCTCATGTTCATTCATgacatatttggtatttttctagtttaattttttcatgttcgTTTACTTCGATATTGACAATACATGCTTGATTCATTTTCTTTAAGCTTTGGCAGCATTAATTTTACAACCTCAGCCCTGTACGCGTAGTCgactaaataacaaaattcataattttaatcCCATTTTATGGTAAATTATGCTTGTAAATAATTCTATAACTTTAGTCTCGTGTTTATGGTCGACtaagtaattatatttttcaacatgttttccATCCCgtttattatctttttcataTGTCATCAATTCTCACTGTTAAATCGCACATTACTTAATATCAATTTTCACCATTAGGGTCGAATAAGATTTCATCTAGCTACCTTTATGGTTGCCAATTTACTTTTTTGATCCATTAGATATTTCTCTTTACATTTCCAACATTTAGGACTGAAATCATTTACAATCAATGAAATTTTCACATTAACATgacttattaaaatttaaattagaataAGGTGTCAAGTACCTCCATGCTCCTCCAACCACGAGCGATCTAGCTCTGATTGCCCTTCGCGATTAAGAAAGAAAGGTACCAAATTTAATATCCTTCACATTCTAGTTATTACACACTTAACTTATTCACATTAATATCCTTTAACATACTTACATAATAGTTCTTTAAATTCTAGTTCGTGTATATTTTCACTTTCAATCATACAttggcgcgcgcgcgcgcgcacacaccaTGAAATATAAATACACGTGTACAAATATTTCCTACATatattcaacaattttttttcaatgttaacTCTTATACACTTTCTTAATAATGAAGATTTTAATATAGCTCAGTCAATTTCTTGCATTTCTTATAATGAAATCATGAAATCTTTTATCACATTTttactttcaaaataaatattgtctTGGAACACAACCTATCAAATTCAAGTTTGCTAACCCAAGTCTCAATAACATTTTCATATCCACTCCTTTAAAATTATGTTGTCATTAAATTCTTTTCTTAGTACTTTGTTATTatctaataattgttttaatctAACACTAATAATTAAGTACCTTCTCAATTCCTTCACTTTATACATGTTATAAACTCCATCAacatgtatgtgtgtgtatctATACactacacacacatacataacatctttaagatttttatttttaacgtattcatctttttaaaacatGCATTGAATCCCATAGGTTTTCTTCCAACTTCATTAAACAACATACATGGTCGGCCTTAAGGgccttattcttttatattcatttattttgatttccatCTCACAACACCTCATCATCTTTTATTATACATTTCACAAGCTACAACATAACCACAAATCATTTATCCCATCAATTCATCATAAAGTATTAATTCACAATACATTGGAGATTCAACtacaactaaataaaatacttaaatttatttcaatcatcatcaatatatcaacacaTGTTAACTACTTATAAATAAGCAAACATTCACTTGGCTCcataatttctcattttcatcCCAATATAGTCGCCTTACACACAAACAAAtatcaagttttcttttttatgatttgtctCAAATGCCTTTAATTAGTCATCAATTATATACTTCATAAATCACAACCCAATCACACTAAATTTTAACATTGTAGCCACATGATCACAACATCCCTTCATCATAATACACACACCATTCAATTGCATTCAATTTAGATGTTTACTTTCATTCTAATAATAACATGAATCATGTTACAatgcataaatatatataatgataagCATTACCTATTTAAACTCATCCTCCTAATTTCTCTTCACCTGGTCAGCTATAAGGCTCTTAATTCATCAAGTTTTATACTTCAATAACAAGtgattttatatgattattaaggtattttatctaaatttcataatttcatAAACAATTTCTAATTTATCCAAAATCATTCAAGAACCCtaaactatatattttgaaaattctttGCTAGAACTTACTTGATTGAATTTAAAGTGAATCAGGTGATTTGAGCACACTTCGATCATTGTTTTGATGCCCATTTCCCACCTCCAACCCAAATTACCCACCTCAAATCTTCATTTCCTTCCATTTCTCCACTCACTGACACTCTTTCTCTCTAGATGATTTATAGGTTTATGTTGGGTGTTTGAGGTTTTAATATCTCACTCCCACCACaagtcattaatttttttcatca
Protein-coding sequences here:
- the LOC133691658 gene encoding protein PUTATIVE RECOMBINATION INITIATION DEFECT 1 — protein: MLFADSQDPYDDLDLIEEEEEEIQSAAPTPHHLTQQRLCCSQGHRSTFTLQTEQGGGGGGGGGGSICLHCFSNLITNPNAPTFHVSYALSQLSLAFSHSHFLPSLLSLHPHFLISPLLRSLSLFNDDSIARSLISIITTLSSSSSSICSEFVTRLAHLISSSSSSSTALAWSTPSQLYLLHCFGILLLNCESSSSNPCYVHIKDEDALLSNLVAALQLPSSEEMRGEILFVLYKLCAIIRKDDKGGAPSLLAYCPKLLHLLLEALLKTHNDTVRFNCLALLTLLARQGCFESAYTNGISSSKSWDEGADHLINVLFAESVKGPLLSSDTQIQISTLHLIFHYLCCVSPEQIQLLVDENIADYVFEIIRLSECKEPVVNSCLMVLNLLSTAEKGFTERLVVGFSTLVPVLRYVAEVPFHPVQHQTLTLVWKGISDSPGIVSVSQIEELVIVLARMFRCHNDGEMGMPAETFITACSIFVALLNSPSFIGTSNLVTSLQETITHAIVACLNISEKDPNQFLHALYLLKEAYAYSPESMNDSSIIELRSCVVDICKSHLLPWILMAINEVDEDIALGILETFHFILLQNSDVQAPQFAEILVSSSWFSFSFGCLGLFPTEKMKRRVYLMLSSLVEILLENDAGQPIREVASNLPTDPIDLLLLLGQKSSKNTFLDSCQCAVLLILHTSSLYDDRLADEKSMLASLEQYFLVNSSDLLCGVVDPLKMTQLINLYGLSRAAAKMNHQIPYSPEAERILFHLLNETEWDLPSSRIHLESLKWLFQQEKISKPLSNQILKFCRSNSSNRTQIIIHGENNQIMNLQVISEMASSADNHVARLSVCLLIQLAEEESQEHDIISLVKFLAMITNIFPSASDQLCLHGIGHAIRTLYHNSSCGSSPEASIAMTYLMFNILQSVHPEALCNDEAWLAVTVKLMGSLIPAQSVKWWPDEGLRVVAMFCLILHQSTNKVLVEASKTIFFSTSLASTINSMIHAACSKGPSLLDCDEETSTGENLMFALLLFYFSLRSIHTVVPGTVDWQNFLNPSNRMQPISMVSIHCHDLCRLLHFGSPPVKLVASYCLLELITRLSEQRNTSHEELKSSVAYLTSIMVILKGLVFYSDIRVSTNCSLCLSMILGWEKLDMTGARVIAKNTWWRLIVEEMAISLAAPSLASKSFSNHHKPAVHVAVALLKLQKSPEWMRTVFDDPCISGIIKNLEASNISSEMVLLFRELLNSMFLKDEQIACLNRILQECRKRLYTEDCQNDCTDEKIEKRTITTDDLGEVCEYLIHVMSSAKSLDVDCADLQTSKRLLEEIELFFKTSSKEGDR